Proteins encoded within one genomic window of Jiangella mangrovi:
- a CDS encoding ATP-binding cassette domain-containing protein: MIRVEGLHKRFPDRGQHVNAVDGLSFEAEEGELYALLGPSGCGKTTTLRCVAGLERPDSGRITLGDDVVFGDGKIVPGHRRDIGMVFQNYAVWPHMTVFDNTAFPLEVDGERRSKGSVEQAVGEALDLVGLSGYEGRMATQLSGGQQQRLSLARALVRRPRVLLLDEPLSNLDAKLREHMRQEIRLLQQRLSITTLFVTHDQVEALAMSDRIAVLRDGRIEQEGTPQEVYAQPATEFVAGFVGATNLVPGTVTAADDDGVTVRTGFGSVRAVGSAGTPVGGDVVLAIRPEDVEVRPRKDDDGADAAEALPNTWPVEVRLASFTGAITDLRLAAEGDQELMARSFSRNAVQGPDAVMHLPVAACRVLPADGAGA; this comes from the coding sequence GTGATCCGTGTCGAGGGCCTGCACAAGCGCTTCCCCGACCGCGGGCAGCACGTCAACGCCGTCGACGGGCTGAGCTTCGAGGCCGAGGAGGGCGAGCTCTACGCCCTCCTCGGCCCCAGCGGCTGCGGGAAGACGACCACGCTGCGCTGCGTGGCCGGCCTGGAGCGACCCGACAGCGGACGCATCACGCTCGGCGACGACGTGGTGTTCGGCGACGGGAAGATCGTGCCGGGCCACCGCCGCGACATCGGCATGGTGTTCCAGAACTACGCCGTGTGGCCGCACATGACCGTCTTCGACAACACGGCGTTCCCGCTGGAGGTCGACGGCGAGCGCCGGTCGAAGGGGAGTGTCGAGCAGGCGGTCGGCGAGGCGCTGGACCTCGTCGGCCTCTCCGGCTACGAGGGCCGCATGGCCACACAGCTCTCCGGCGGCCAGCAGCAGCGGCTGTCGCTGGCGCGGGCCCTGGTCCGGAGGCCGCGGGTGCTGCTGCTCGACGAGCCGCTGTCCAACCTCGACGCGAAGCTGCGCGAGCACATGCGCCAGGAGATCCGCCTGCTGCAGCAGCGGCTGAGCATCACCACCCTGTTCGTGACGCACGACCAGGTCGAGGCGCTGGCCATGTCGGACCGGATCGCCGTGCTCCGCGACGGCAGGATCGAGCAGGAGGGCACGCCCCAGGAGGTGTACGCGCAGCCGGCGACGGAGTTCGTGGCCGGCTTCGTCGGGGCGACCAACCTGGTGCCTGGGACGGTGACGGCGGCGGACGACGACGGCGTCACGGTCCGCACCGGCTTCGGCTCGGTCCGCGCCGTCGGCAGCGCCGGCACGCCTGTGGGCGGCGACGTCGTCCTCGCGATCCGTCCCGAGGACGTCGAGGTGCGCCCGCGCAAGGACGACGACGGCGCCGACGCGGCCGAGGCGCTGCCCAACACCTGGCCGGTCGAGGTGCGGCTGGCCTCGTTCACCGGCGCCATCACCGACCTGCGCCTGGCCGCCGAGGGCGACCAGGAGCTCATGGCGCGCTCGTTCTCGCGCAACGCCGTCCAGGGTCCCGACGCCGTCATGCACCTGCCGGTGGCGGCCTGCCGGGTACTGCCGGCCGACGGGGCGGGCGCGTAG
- a CDS encoding gamma-glutamyltransferase family protein, with protein MSIVVCPQPLAAEAARDVLEAGGNAVDACVTAAVVQGVVDPLMCGFGGYGVMSVRTADGEVTTLDFFGRAPLAAVEGEHSDKLRSEFAYDYGFVLEGGENEIGYGSIATPGTVAGLATALERFGSLPWAGVLEPALGVATDGYLVTHANREQWTSADGPDKPGAQTRLLYSEPGRAMFAPDGDLVAVGSRIRNGDLAETLRRLMKAGAADFYTGEVGRAIAADLRAGGSALTEADLTAFVPEVSAPLRGSYRGYGIAVPPLPSGGFSVLQALNVLEVLFPDGLPDWLSADGVAGTADALVAAIGDKFTHLAGSRDTALPIDDLLSKEHARELAAALRAGAADDENDTEPPSTTHVAVVDAAGNAAAVTHTLASGSGVFTPGLGFMYNNFLHGYDPRPGRWNSLRPGGTRPASMSPGFVTDAGGDLVGVFGATGSTRIVTSIVQVLSHLIDRSWDPHRAVSAPRINAQRDGRIQLEGRFPSDVVRSLTAAGRPVQQHLRNYDSYFGKAHVLWNAHGAGWEGVADPRADGGTALVATSPS; from the coding sequence ATGAGCATCGTCGTCTGCCCGCAGCCACTCGCCGCGGAAGCCGCGCGTGACGTCCTCGAGGCGGGTGGCAACGCGGTCGACGCGTGCGTGACCGCCGCGGTCGTGCAGGGCGTCGTCGACCCGCTGATGTGCGGCTTCGGCGGCTACGGCGTCATGTCGGTGCGCACCGCGGACGGCGAGGTCACGACGCTGGACTTCTTCGGCCGGGCGCCGCTCGCGGCCGTCGAGGGCGAGCACAGCGACAAGCTGCGCAGCGAGTTCGCCTACGACTACGGCTTCGTGCTCGAAGGCGGCGAGAACGAGATCGGCTACGGCAGCATCGCCACGCCGGGCACGGTGGCGGGGCTCGCCACCGCGCTGGAACGTTTCGGCTCGCTGCCGTGGGCGGGCGTGCTGGAGCCGGCGCTGGGCGTCGCGACCGACGGCTACCTCGTCACGCACGCGAACCGCGAGCAGTGGACCAGCGCCGACGGGCCGGACAAGCCCGGCGCCCAGACCCGGCTGCTCTACAGCGAGCCGGGCCGGGCCATGTTCGCGCCCGACGGCGACCTGGTGGCGGTCGGGAGCCGCATCCGCAACGGCGACCTCGCCGAGACCTTGCGCCGGCTGATGAAGGCCGGCGCCGCCGACTTCTACACCGGCGAGGTCGGACGGGCGATCGCGGCGGACCTGCGCGCCGGCGGCAGCGCGCTCACCGAGGCCGACCTCACGGCGTTCGTGCCGGAGGTCTCCGCTCCGTTACGCGGCAGCTACCGCGGCTACGGCATCGCCGTGCCGCCCCTGCCCAGCGGCGGCTTCAGTGTGCTCCAGGCGCTCAACGTGCTCGAGGTGCTGTTCCCCGACGGCCTGCCGGACTGGCTGTCCGCCGACGGGGTCGCCGGCACCGCCGACGCGCTGGTCGCGGCCATCGGCGACAAGTTCACCCACCTCGCCGGCTCGCGCGACACCGCGCTCCCCATCGACGACCTGCTGTCGAAGGAGCACGCCCGCGAGCTCGCCGCCGCCCTGCGCGCCGGCGCGGCCGACGACGAGAACGACACCGAGCCGCCCTCTACGACCCACGTCGCCGTGGTCGACGCCGCCGGCAACGCCGCGGCCGTCACGCACACCCTCGCGTCCGGCAGCGGCGTGTTCACGCCGGGCTTGGGCTTCATGTACAACAACTTCCTCCACGGGTACGACCCACGGCCCGGACGGTGGAACTCCCTGCGACCCGGCGGCACCCGCCCCGCGTCGATGTCGCCGGGCTTCGTCACCGACGCCGGCGGCGACCTCGTCGGCGTCTTCGGCGCCACGGGATCCACCCGCATCGTCACCAGCATCGTCCAGGTGCTCTCCCACCTGATCGACCGTTCCTGGGACCCCCACAGAGCCGTGTCCGCCCCGAGGATCAACGCCCAGCGGGACGGCCGCATCCAACTCGAGGGCCGGTTCCCCTCCGACGTCGTCCGCTCGCTGACCGCGGCCGGGCGCCCCGTCCAGCAACACCTGCGCAACTACGACTCCTACTTCGGCAAGGCGCACGTGCTGTGGAACGCGCACGGCGCCGGCTGGGAGGGCGTCGCGGACCCGCGCGCGGACGGCGGCACGGCGTTGGTGGCCACCAGCCCGTCCTGA
- a CDS encoding isochorismatase family protein, translated as MAERVWDAFLSERDKAHLAASPSTTRYGFGRKAVVLSVDNYRKAVGDEPEPLLEAIRTWPGSTGEDGWAALERIEQLLATARECGVEVVHLTALSAEESGIPAWGAKIGGRHAPPVRTPEEADRHRRRLDIVDQAAPLPGEVVLKKTGPSAFFGTPLAAHLIGQGVDTLIVCGESVSGCVRATVVDGRSHRFNVIVVEDCVYDRHEASRAINLFDMDQKYADVISLDEVTTWLRSQAAH; from the coding sequence ATGGCCGAGCGGGTGTGGGACGCCTTCCTCAGTGAGCGCGACAAGGCCCATCTGGCCGCGTCGCCGTCCACCACACGGTACGGGTTCGGCCGCAAGGCCGTGGTGCTGAGCGTCGACAACTATCGCAAGGCGGTGGGCGACGAGCCCGAGCCGCTGCTCGAGGCGATCAGGACCTGGCCGGGCAGCACGGGCGAGGACGGCTGGGCGGCGCTGGAGCGGATCGAGCAGCTGCTGGCGACCGCGCGCGAGTGCGGCGTCGAGGTGGTCCACCTGACCGCGCTGTCGGCGGAGGAGTCCGGCATCCCCGCGTGGGGCGCGAAGATCGGCGGCCGGCACGCGCCGCCGGTGCGCACGCCCGAGGAGGCCGACCGGCACCGGCGCCGGCTCGACATCGTCGACCAGGCCGCGCCGCTCCCGGGCGAGGTGGTGCTGAAGAAGACGGGGCCGAGCGCTTTCTTCGGCACCCCTCTCGCCGCGCACCTCATCGGCCAGGGCGTCGACACGCTCATCGTCTGCGGCGAGAGCGTCAGCGGCTGCGTCCGCGCCACGGTGGTCGACGGGCGCAGCCACCGGTTCAACGTCATCGTCGTCGAGGACTGCGTCTACGACCGGCACGAGGCCTCGCGTGCGATCAACCTGTTCGACATGGACCAGAAGTACGCCGACGTCATCTCGCTCGACGAGGTGACGACCTGGTTGCGCTCGCAAGCCGCACATTGA
- a CDS encoding ABC transporter substrate-binding protein, which translates to MNRTPRAALRAAVVLTSSVLVVAGCGGSDDGDEQTTTPESSGVVEGSLDDVCAAGAEEGTLIAWNSEDEEAYRNIFDAFSKDYPGIELESVNLRPDDITQRLITEGAAGRGVETDFLSLTQDKAGPLVERGLLDTDVDWTAVGVAEEHVTASNMVRSERIAVGLSYNTDEVDEADLPSTWEELIDPKWKGEVVVDPRGDQLQLLSLVWGQDETLDYVRRLRETVEPVVVEGATAGLLTVASGENLLTTNGRSAETDEQQGNGAPVEIHYLDVVPAVDYYAAVPAGAPHPNAGACWIGWLYSEAGRDAKQEFAFKGNVDTPEEAQGAEVATIETEEDAALATETAALISDVWAGRS; encoded by the coding sequence ATGAACCGCACCCCCAGGGCCGCCCTGCGCGCGGCCGTCGTCCTGACCAGCTCCGTCCTCGTCGTCGCCGGTTGTGGCGGGTCGGACGACGGCGATGAGCAGACCACGACGCCGGAGTCGTCCGGCGTGGTCGAGGGCTCGCTCGACGACGTCTGCGCCGCCGGCGCCGAGGAAGGCACCCTCATCGCCTGGAACAGCGAGGACGAAGAGGCCTACCGCAACATCTTCGACGCGTTCTCGAAGGACTACCCCGGCATCGAGCTCGAGTCGGTGAACCTGCGCCCCGACGACATCACCCAGCGGCTGATCACCGAGGGCGCCGCGGGCCGCGGCGTCGAGACGGACTTCCTGTCGCTGACCCAGGACAAGGCCGGCCCCCTCGTCGAGCGCGGGCTCCTGGACACCGACGTCGACTGGACCGCCGTCGGCGTCGCCGAGGAGCACGTCACCGCCAGCAACATGGTCCGCTCCGAGCGCATCGCCGTCGGGCTCTCGTACAACACGGACGAGGTCGACGAGGCCGACCTGCCGTCCACCTGGGAAGAGCTGATCGACCCGAAGTGGAAGGGCGAGGTGGTCGTGGACCCGCGCGGCGACCAGCTGCAGCTGCTCTCGCTGGTGTGGGGGCAGGACGAGACGCTCGACTACGTCCGCCGGCTGCGGGAGACCGTCGAGCCGGTGGTCGTCGAGGGCGCCACGGCCGGTCTGCTCACCGTCGCCAGCGGCGAGAACCTGCTGACCACGAACGGCCGGTCCGCCGAGACCGACGAGCAGCAGGGCAACGGGGCCCCGGTCGAGATCCACTACCTCGACGTCGTCCCGGCCGTCGACTACTACGCGGCGGTGCCCGCGGGCGCGCCGCACCCGAACGCCGGCGCCTGCTGGATCGGCTGGCTGTACTCGGAGGCGGGCCGCGACGCCAAGCAGGAGTTCGCGTTCAAGGGCAACGTCGACACCCCCGAGGAGGCCCAGGGCGCCGAGGTCGCGACCATCGAAACCGAGGAGGACGCGGCGCTCGCGACCGAGACCGCCGCCCTCATCAGCGACGTCTGGGCGGGTCGTTCGTGA
- a CDS encoding MFS transporter has translation MTRFRAARGRVFRSLAERNYRRFFVGHSCSVVGTWMQRIGQDWLVLELTGSAFALGVSMVCQFLPVLVGGVWGGVVVDRVDTRRLLMVTQAAQALLAAALAIFSLTGTATLPIVYALAAGLGIVTVFDNPARHTFVAELVGEENIVNAQALNSLVNNAGRLVGPALAGGLIVLVGVGVTFVINAVSFIAVMIALWLMDVGTLRRRTPVPRAPGQAREGLRYVWHHPELRLAILLVTVVSVFGQNFRVVFPILATDVFGGDARIYGWLTAALGLGAVAGGFASAAAVTVTMRGAIVACAAFGVATLAIAVSPVLGVALGAVVLLGVTNMIFNTLARTLVQLRTTPEMRGRVMAIHGLVFLGGTPIGGPLVGWLCEWWGARVGLLVSGLACLVGAAAVVPFQRLARSGNAL, from the coding sequence GTGACGAGATTCCGGGCGGCGCGCGGACGCGTCTTCCGCTCGCTCGCGGAGCGCAACTACCGGCGCTTCTTCGTGGGGCACAGCTGTTCGGTGGTCGGCACCTGGATGCAGCGGATCGGGCAGGACTGGCTGGTCCTCGAGCTGACCGGGAGCGCGTTCGCGCTCGGTGTCTCGATGGTCTGCCAGTTCCTGCCCGTCCTGGTCGGCGGGGTGTGGGGCGGAGTGGTGGTCGACCGGGTGGACACCCGGCGGCTGCTCATGGTGACGCAGGCGGCTCAGGCGCTCCTCGCGGCCGCACTGGCGATCTTCTCGCTCACCGGCACGGCGACGCTGCCGATCGTGTACGCGCTGGCGGCCGGGCTGGGCATCGTGACGGTGTTCGACAACCCCGCGCGGCACACGTTCGTGGCGGAGCTGGTGGGCGAGGAGAACATCGTCAACGCCCAGGCGCTGAACAGCCTGGTGAACAACGCCGGCCGGCTGGTCGGCCCGGCGCTGGCCGGCGGGCTGATCGTCCTGGTCGGGGTGGGCGTGACGTTCGTGATCAACGCGGTGTCGTTCATCGCCGTCATGATCGCCCTGTGGCTCATGGACGTGGGGACGCTGCGACGGCGCACGCCGGTGCCGCGGGCACCCGGCCAGGCCCGCGAGGGGCTGCGCTACGTGTGGCACCACCCGGAGCTGCGGCTGGCGATCCTGCTGGTGACCGTGGTCTCGGTGTTCGGGCAGAACTTCCGGGTGGTGTTCCCGATCCTCGCGACGGACGTGTTCGGCGGCGACGCGCGCATCTACGGCTGGCTGACGGCGGCGCTCGGTCTGGGCGCCGTGGCGGGCGGGTTCGCCAGCGCGGCCGCCGTGACGGTGACGATGCGCGGGGCGATCGTGGCCTGCGCGGCGTTCGGGGTGGCGACGCTGGCCATCGCGGTGTCGCCCGTGCTGGGCGTGGCGCTGGGGGCGGTCGTGCTCCTGGGCGTCACGAACATGATCTTCAACACGCTGGCCCGGACCCTGGTGCAGCTGCGCACCACGCCGGAGATGCGCGGACGGGTCATGGCGATCCATGGGCTGGTCTTCCTCGGCGGGACGCCCATCGGCGGACCGCTGGTCGGCTGGCTCTGCGAGTGGTGGGGCGCCCGGGTCGGACTGCTCGTCTCCGGTCTCGCGTGCCTCGTGGGGGCGGCCGCAGTCGTCCCCTTCCAGCGTCTTGCCCGATCAGGCAACGCACTTTAG
- a CDS encoding cupin domain-containing protein, translated as MTDHDAPEQPGGHGHGHGHGHGHDHDPSNPRRTGKLHYHEDEVRPLEAQPLIHRQPHLDLYADGDRQHPARDIDLPLRTIQLHISELAPGQQTRLHKHHNEAAIYIMKGVGHSEVQGVKVPWEQGDFLFIPTMQWHTHVNSGDGPVLYMGITNKRMLDWLGLDRKIEAGKHVPMEEVEKEIASKSYSPYSHYSVDPETGVRFGPPGFIVRGD; from the coding sequence ATGACCGATCACGACGCGCCGGAGCAGCCCGGCGGCCACGGGCATGGTCACGGCCACGGACACGGGCACGACCACGACCCGAGCAACCCGCGCCGCACCGGCAAGCTGCACTACCACGAGGACGAGGTCCGCCCGCTCGAGGCGCAGCCGCTCATCCACCGCCAGCCGCACCTCGACCTGTACGCGGACGGTGACCGCCAGCACCCGGCCCGCGACATCGACCTGCCGCTGCGGACGATCCAGCTGCACATCTCCGAGCTCGCGCCCGGCCAGCAGACCCGCCTGCACAAGCACCACAACGAGGCCGCGATCTACATCATGAAGGGCGTCGGCCACTCCGAGGTCCAGGGCGTCAAGGTCCCCTGGGAGCAGGGCGACTTCCTGTTCATCCCGACCATGCAGTGGCACACCCACGTGAACTCCGGCGACGGGCCCGTCCTCTACATGGGCATCACCAACAAGCGCATGCTCGACTGGCTCGGCCTGGACCGCAAGATCGAGGCCGGCAAGCACGTGCCCATGGAGGAGGTCGAGAAGGAGATCGCCTCCAAGAGCTACTCGCCGTACTCCCACTACAGCGTCGACCCCGAGACCGGGGTCCGCTTCGGCCCGCCCGGATTCATCGTCCGCGGCGACTGA
- a CDS encoding ABC transporter permease subunit: MRGATASSLRLAAPRLVVLLVLAYVVIVPIGILVFASFRDARGGLPFDAVSTWSLDNFRAVFLESRTYELLMNTLVLSLGSLVLAFAISLAAAWFIERTDFPFRGFAFVMIIAGLGTPGFISAIAWTLLLNPSNGVINEMLRPLLGWEGDGPLNVLSLWGMVLVEGLGLVPVTFLLLTAAFRAIDATLEDAGTMSGAHPRKIARRITLPLLLPAILSTFVYQLATTIESFDVPVTLGLRNGIIVLPTEVFLQISPSTGLPDYGLASAYGLLLIAVVVPPLLYYQRVISRSERYATVSGNSYRQRRTTLSLRMKVVGWVLLGGFVLLEFVLPTLILLYTSLQPFYSVPSWESIGNSSVAAYRDLVGNDLVTGALSNTLLAAAGAGLATLTLAAVVSWFIIRSRTSFRSVLDFLAFIPHAIPALVMGLSVALIYLYVPIPIYGTIWIIVVGLMTRYISLATRQMNTGIGSIKRELEEAGTASGASGAQTFRRILLPLAFPAYVNGFLLVALLSVKNLSIPLVLSGADSRMLSTVIWNRWDNGDTAGTAALSIVMVVITLILAALSHRVTARVPRG, from the coding sequence GTGCGCGGCGCCACGGCGAGCAGCCTGCGCCTGGCGGCGCCGCGTCTGGTCGTCCTGCTGGTGCTGGCCTACGTGGTCATCGTCCCGATCGGGATCCTGGTCTTCGCCAGCTTCCGGGACGCGCGCGGCGGGCTGCCGTTCGACGCCGTCAGCACCTGGTCGCTGGACAACTTCCGCGCGGTCTTCCTGGAGTCGCGGACCTACGAGCTGCTGATGAACACGCTCGTCCTGAGTCTCGGCTCGCTGGTGCTGGCGTTCGCGATCAGCCTGGCGGCCGCGTGGTTCATCGAGCGCACCGACTTCCCGTTCCGCGGCTTCGCGTTCGTCATGATCATCGCCGGACTGGGCACGCCCGGGTTCATCTCGGCGATCGCCTGGACCCTGCTGCTGAACCCGAGCAACGGCGTCATCAACGAGATGCTGCGCCCGCTCCTGGGCTGGGAGGGCGACGGGCCCCTCAACGTGCTGAGCCTGTGGGGCATGGTCCTGGTCGAGGGCCTCGGCCTGGTGCCGGTGACGTTCCTGCTCCTGACGGCCGCGTTCCGGGCCATCGACGCCACGCTCGAGGACGCCGGCACCATGAGCGGCGCGCACCCGCGGAAGATCGCCCGGCGCATCACCCTGCCGCTGCTGCTGCCGGCGATCCTCAGCACCTTCGTGTACCAGCTGGCCACCACCATCGAGTCGTTCGACGTGCCGGTGACGCTCGGCCTGCGCAACGGCATCATCGTGCTGCCGACCGAGGTGTTCCTGCAGATCAGCCCGAGCACCGGTCTGCCCGACTACGGCCTGGCCAGCGCCTACGGGCTGCTGCTCATCGCCGTGGTCGTGCCGCCGCTGCTCTACTACCAGCGCGTCATCAGCCGCAGTGAGCGGTACGCGACGGTGTCGGGGAACTCCTACCGCCAGCGCCGCACCACGCTCTCGCTGCGGATGAAGGTGGTCGGCTGGGTGCTGCTCGGCGGGTTCGTGCTGCTGGAGTTCGTGCTGCCGACGCTGATCCTGCTGTACACCAGCCTGCAGCCGTTCTACTCGGTGCCGTCGTGGGAGTCGATCGGCAACAGCTCCGTGGCCGCCTACCGCGACCTCGTCGGCAACGACCTCGTCACCGGGGCCCTGAGCAACACGCTCCTGGCGGCCGCGGGGGCCGGGCTCGCCACCCTCACGCTGGCCGCGGTGGTGTCGTGGTTCATCATCCGCAGCCGGACGTCGTTCCGCTCGGTGCTGGACTTCCTGGCGTTCATCCCGCACGCGATCCCGGCGCTGGTCATGGGCCTGAGCGTGGCGCTCATCTACCTGTACGTGCCGATCCCCATCTACGGGACCATCTGGATCATCGTCGTCGGCCTGATGACGCGCTACATCAGCCTGGCCACGCGGCAGATGAACACCGGCATCGGCAGCATCAAGCGCGAGCTGGAGGAAGCGGGGACGGCGAGCGGCGCGTCGGGGGCGCAGACCTTCCGCCGCATCCTGCTGCCGCTGGCCTTCCCGGCCTACGTCAACGGGTTCCTTCTGGTCGCGCTGCTGAGCGTGAAGAACCTGTCGATCCCGCTGGTGCTGAGCGGGGCGGACAGCCGCATGCTGTCGACCGTCATCTGGAACCGGTGGGACAATGGCGACACCGCCGGCACGGCCGCGCTGTCGATCGTCATGGTCGTCATCACGCTGATCCTGGCGGCCCTCTCCCATCGGGTCACGGCCCGGGTTCCACGGGGATGA